Sequence from the Helianthus annuus cultivar XRQ/B chromosome 13, HanXRQr2.0-SUNRISE, whole genome shotgun sequence genome:
ATGAACGTAAACTCATAACGCAATTGCGCTAAACCGAATCATTACATTACAACTCATAACCTGAATTATTTTTGACCCAACATTGGACTCGGGTTTCTATCATAATCATTGCATCTTTGCAATCATATTAACAAACTACCTTCCTACTTGTGATTAATCTTTAACTTGTTATTCATCTTTTGTAAACCCTCCTCTTTGCAATCATATTAACAAACTACATTTTTCCTACTTGTGATTAATCTTCTGTAAACCCTCTTGTAGCTATCTCCAGGTCACTGTAGCTATCTCCAGTCCATTGTAGCTGAAAAGTCGAGCTCTTCAAATCTTTAGTTCATCTAAATCAAGGCAGCTATAATGACAAAAGTCTAAAAGCACTCAAATGTGGTGCAGTTTGAGCGGGGCGAAGAGAACGTTGACATGGCCCTTGCGAGCCAATGCCATGGTAAGTTCCTCTTGGGACTCCCAACTCGTCCCTCAACGCAAAACGTTCTAGTCAATGCCTTCAATTAACTCACAAACATGATAACCACCTGCGAATATTTTGTCTAGCTTAACATTTTTGGTACACCAGCAATAAACTTAACCCTAAAGTAACATTCAAAAACCTCTTAGAAAATAGACAGGAacaaatttaatatttaaaatgaaaataagttttttctttattttcttcttttatcgtaaaaaatataataacaaaCAAAAAGCCTAAGACAAACCTGATGCCCCACAGAAGCTTTTACAGGTTTATAATCTCCAACTTTACAAACATAAATCACGTTATCAATTGAACACGTTGCAAATGAGACATTGTTGTGCCAATCAACATCAAGAGTAGGTACTGCAATGACAACATTGTTAAAATCATAtgtataataattaatataaaagaAGTGGAAAACCCATCTATAAATTACTATATTTCATATGGCATGAAATTTATATTGTTGCTTCCATTCTCCAGTTTCGCTACTTAAAATATAATCTTCTTTCATTGTTCCATCTCCAAGAGAATATAGCCCTTAAATTTTGTTAATGTACTAACCAACTCAATCTAGAAAATATACAATTGGTTAAAAAAAATAGCAGCACGTGACCCTTCTCATTGCTACGTCTATAAAATgttctttttatatattttaaatttagGAAGGGTAGACGCAAATTGACCCGTTGTCTAGTTTGAAGTGAACAAAATTAACTGTTGTCAATTTGAGTTGATCCAAGTGATCCCATATTCACAATTTCCTTTTTGCCCAAATTAGCCGGTTTAGGTACTCTCActtaattcatttttattttgttttttcaaCTTTTGAGAAATAGAGTATTAAAGCAACCGTTGCCAACCTGGTTTGGTTAACATGTTGTGGGCTGCCGATGGATACTGAACCAGGCCGATAATGTAGTCAAACTTGATTTAAGTGAAGTGTCACACAAAATAATCTAAAACAATATGTAAACTAATTAACTATGATGATGGTTTCGGATGCGTTGATACCTCTCTTATAGCTGCTTAACAATCTGTCCAAAGTCTGTCCACGATGACTGCTCTTTTGGATCGAGTTGATCATGTTTGACCCGCTTTGCCTTGAATCCTACTGTCCCATATATGATCCATAACAGCCCCGAGTAGCACCGGTTAACTCGTTACCATCGTCATTCTTCACCAACCGGCAACTTCAGGCTGGGTTGAATCTAGTGTCGGTGATCGGAATGGTTGCCAAGTGCACCATGAAGACTGCAAATGCTTTTGGCAGTGGTGCCAACACCTTCATTTACATAAATTTTTAATCATACTATTTGTATTTCTTTATTTTCcattatataaaagaaaaaatgGTAGGTGTTGGTTTAAAAGTATTAATTAAATCGTGTAAAGATTACTTCAAATAGTCATTTTCTCAACAgctacatatatttatataaaagaaCAGGTGGACCAATATATTTTTTTTGCGACAGGAATATCGGTTTGGTTCGGTACCGATAGGATATGTATATGTATAACTGGTTCGGGTCCGTTATGCCCGTTTAGTCCCATACGTGTCTCACTAAATAATCTAAAACAATATGTAAACAAATTAACTATGATGATGGTTTCGGATGGGTTGATACCTCTGggaaaaaaaataagaaaagcAAAGGCAAGGATCTGTTGAAATAAAAATGTCCCTCCAAGAATCCAAGAGTCCAAAGTTGAAGCATGGCCTGATCCTGAACCTACAATAAATAAATGGATTTGTTCCTTCAAAAATGAAAGGGGTTTTTATCAATACATTGTGACTATAACTAATTTTTAGTTGTAACTTGTAATGTTGTTGGTGTTTTTCATCTTCAATCTAGATGTTTGCTAGTTTGTTGTACTATATTTTAACAAAATTCACTTTGCCGTTTCAAATGTCAATTACCTAACAACTATTGGTGTGAATATGTCATCAACACTTATTTGATCATCtgaagttcttttttttttttttttttttttgtttaggcATAATTTAGCACAATATTTTTCAATATCACAAtagaattgaaaaaaaaaatgtatgcATTTTCTCTTTGGCATAATATCAAACAGTTGGTATGCATAAACAACCACACAAATGCTTTTAAGACAGAACCAGCAAAGAACACCCATTTTCAAGAATAACATTTGTAAGAACAAAAGAAGGAAATAAGCTTATAACTTGTTAAAACACTCACCCATAACTAACACTGAAGATTAACGGTGGAACCTAACCGACTTCGTCGGAGCACCGATTCATGTCACTGAGGTTGTGGTTGTTCAAGATCACCTTCAAGTATCTCATTCTATCTCTAGATTGTCCGATGAGAGTCATGGGCACACTCGCCGGAACCCTAGAACCCGCAATCGTCACTGTCGCCTTCACCGACGACCGATAACATTATCTCCGGCAAACTATGACTGTGGAATGCGCATCCACCACCGCCTTCTACAATCGTTACCCACGTCAAAACCACCACAGCATCACCGCTAACCTCGTCTACCGCCGCCTTATACCATCGGTTCACGCGTCTTAACCACCACAACGCACCACCGGTCTGACGGAAGGCCAAGAGGGTTGCCGATGGGAGATGATGGTCGGTTCCTCCATCTCCGACGCTCCTCTGTCTCTCTCTGCCGTGGTATAGGTGCGCTTTCTCTCTGTATCCATCTCTCTAATCTGGATGCGGTGGAGGGCGAGGTGTGAAGTACGTGTAAAGGGTTAAAATGTAGAATCCCCATATTACCCTCAATGaactgttcattcagttttttTATTATCATATATGAATCTGGATGCGGTGGAGGGCGAGGTGTGAAGTACGTGTAAAGGGTTAAAATGTAGAATCCCCATATTACCCTCAATGaactgttcattcagttttttATTATCATATATGAATGAATTAGATATAAAATACAGATGTTTACTCCAAATTCTAGAATTGTAAAAGTTGTTGAATGTTTGGTGGTTGTTACCTTGATTCCCATGATGGAATCAGTTCTAGGTTTGGTTTGGTATCACATGGATGATATCACTCTTAACTAGATTGCATCATGATTCATGTTTGGTGTTGGTGAGCCTCAAGAGGCAAGGGCCAAAGATACAAATAAAACAACTTTAAAGGGTTTATTTTGTCATAACGTAGAACTTACATGCGCAATGATATACGATTAATTATTCAAAATTGGTTCTTAGTTGTtctagaaaagaaaaaaaacaagtttttaatttCAAAATTGGAAGGTTTAAGGGTAGTGGTGATGTCATGTTGGTTGTGACTAGTGGTAGCATCGGTGTTCCCTTTGTCTACCCCCGCTACATCACCGACTACTTCGACGTCTTCCTCATCCGCTGAAGCGAAAAAGAGGAAGTCCGGATTGTTCTATTGGCGGGGTGTTCGGTACCAAGATTTACCGTTTGTTTCAAAGTCACTAGATATAAATAGGGATGAGttgagaaaacaagaaaaaaaaaattgactcCATAACTTTTTTAATGTTTAATTTATATTAACTGATAACTAGCCAGACCTTGCCATTACTTTTGGGCACGGCATTTTAGGATTTTCAAAAGTAGGCTCCACCACAAAGGCACCCTCCTTTCGACATGTGTATTTTATAGGTGGTAGATGAGTCACTTAGCCGACAGCAACACTTGATGTAAGAGCTGAACAACCGGTACTTTATAATATTGTTTAGTCGATGCAGCCTTTACTGACATGCGTCTTGTTACTGGTGTCAGCTTACTCAGCTTAGGCAGTACTTTGTAATATTGTTTAGCTGTCTTAGCTGACATTAAAATATTGTTTAGTCGACTTCGTTGGTGCTTTATGATATTGTTTAGCTGGTGTAGCCTTTCTGACATGTGTCTTGTTACTCATGCTGGCTTAGCCGGTACTTTATACTATTGTTTAGCTGACTAAGCTATCAAAATAGGTTACGTGGGTGGCTTTTCAGACATTAGGCCACGTCTCTTTGTCTGCTAAATTGCTGATCTATCGGCTTCAAAAGACACGTGTCGAAACAAGAGAACCTTTGTGGTGGTCCCCACTTATGAAAATCCTAAAATTTAGAGCCCAACTGAACCGATTAAATGGTCAGCTAAGGGTTGCGTGTCACACTCTGATTGACTGATTTAGTTTGAAAAGCTAAAAACTTCTCTGTAGTTTGTATGACTTTTGGTCAATTTAGATTATAAACTCTTATTTCACTCTTTTTGAGCGACTGCAGTATACATTTCTATCATAAAAGAAACTATCGCATGATGCCATGAAATTCAAATGCCTACTAATGTCCTCTTAAAGTAATGAATCAATAACGAGATTTGCGACATGTTCAATCTTATCCGTTAAATAATCAGGTTAAATATCTTCATGTATTTGCATTGGTCATGCAAAGACGAATCTCTTTTGGTTGACTTGTAACTTCATAATGCTCTGATTGCAATGTAGTTTTTTTGAAGTTTGAACGTTCAATGAATACTCTAAATAGGCTACTAGCGAAATTCATCACATCGGAATACACTTGCCttcgaaccggggaaaaccctcacctatgGCTGAAACCCGTGAACACTcgtccgaaggcacgacagtgcggtaaggtaaaacccgctcagttcaatgATCGAACTATCGATCTTCACCTACTCGCCTAGTCTTCCATCATCACTAGGTGCTCCCGAAACTAATGGGGGTTATATCTTTTAATATTCAATCTTGATTAAAGTGTATGTACGTGGAATTGTTAGCTTGAGAGTTTAACATAGGAATGTCCAACAGGCGGTTAGTTTAACTTTTTAGATgaattattgtttttctttttcgtTTAAAGCAATTTATTCTACAAGTAAAAATACACTATTGTCCACCAGGGCTTGAACCATAGACCTCTTGGGGCATCATTTTACACTTCTAGATAGCGCCAGGCAAAGGCCCTTTGTTAAACGTTTCGTTTCTGATATCAAAACTTCATTTATTGACTCGCTAAGACTTGATAGCATAATGTTTTCGTGCTTAGCAGCACCTAACATGTTGCTTGTGATCAATATGACTAAATCAACGGTCTTACTTAGTGGTACATGCTAAACTGATCAACGTACTTGAAGTTTTTACATACGTAAGATCACTAAAGATATACTATGCTTGACAACACGAATAATACAACTGTTTCTAAgtaatttttatattaatttatCTGTAAATCTACAAAAGTATTTATGCGGATGGTTATATATAGACATGTAGATAGATTTTGAGAGAGCAAATTCTAAAATGATAATTAGTTTTTTCTCTTTATTTTTTatgaaaaagtatatcgtacattacggcttaatgtatttcacgtacaacaacgtgcgtgatttgttatataacatgcgtgattaatgttttcaatatgcgtgattattgtgtttcaatatgcgtgattttggatttttgagttataacgtgcgtgattttaaaataaacatgcgtaattacctgttgtacgtgatgtacgttaagccgtaatgtacgttaacatTCCTCTTTTTTATTTGTTGTCTAGATAAAACACTTAGCCTCATGTAACTAATGACAACTACATTGATTTTCGTACTTATGCATTAATTTAATATGCTTTATAAATGTACTAGAAGATTTACAATAGAATGGCACGCAAACGGTCAACAAGCTGCGTTGTAAGGCCTTTCGCATAATAAATCCGATGCTAACGAAAATAAAACCTTGGTTCCTCGACATCAAGAAATTGCTATGCACGACCATCTGCACTATGTCTAGGAAACCGATAGCTTCAGAAGCAAAggaaccaaaagtatcaaaggcaAAGGGAATGACTGCATGTTGGTTCTTAGCACAAGCATTTTCATGCTTAGCAACTTTCCTTAATTTTGTCTTCCATACAGCCTGGCTAGCCACGAACCGGTTTTCCTAAGGCCAATAAAGGGGGACACTCCAGTACATTTCACACAGGCGTGTTTCCCACCTAATCAATCAAACATGAGAACATCCTTTGGATGAAAAGTGGACCTCCTTTTGACTTTCATTTTAAATTATAGAATTACAAAAAAATAGATAAAAATGACAGGTAGATGGGATAATCTCTATGCACTCTTTTCATAATCTTAAATATACCACAAAGATAATCTGTAATTCACTTTAGACGGATCATAACATTAAATTTAAAATTCACATTGTTTCCAAGAATAAAACTGATATAAgtgtaaaaaaaacaaaaacgaaaCTATATTTGTTTTCATTCCTTTCATCTTAGTTAAACAAATAaacgaaaaaataaaataaaataaaattattagCTTAAGTAATGAttgtttatgttgatttttctaaCCCTTTCTTTTAACTAATGAAACGTAATAATATTAACTAATGGGTTGGTGGCCTGCTGGACGAATACATGGTCCAAAGCAACTTAAGTGGCCCAAACAATTCCAGAAAAACCAATCCACGTGGTACCCCTGGCCCACATCAGACTCTTGACCTTAACTTTTCTCATATTTCATTGCCACGTGTCACCCATCCACCGTTTCCCAATACAATACGTAAATTATTTACTCAaattctcaaaacataacgtcgTACCACGTGTAAACATGTCAGCTCGGGCAACTCAGCCCCCCTGCCCGTTTACCTGGCGCCCTTAGCATCTTCCACCACGTTGCCCGTAATATTGCACGAATTAATCCCACTATATTTCGACTCGACACCTGTATTTGTGTATTTTCTTTTCATATTAGAAATGTTAAGGGTTTGATTTTGTTGAGTGCCGGTATGAAGCGGGTTTACGGTAGTTTGAAGAGTATGATGGTTGGTGAAAATGGTGATGATTCGACCGCGAAATGCCGCGAGCGGCGCCGGCGGAGGATGGCCATGAGGCGTATAGCTGCAGTCTCCTCCGGCGCGTCCGGCTCCGTTATGGGAGAAGAAAAGCCCAACGGTGTGGCGAAGACGCGAGGCGATGGTCCCGTGTCCGCCAATACTGCGGCGGCGATCATGAGCTTGATTATGCCGCCGCCTCCGGTTTATGGAGTGTTGTCGGTGATTGGCCGACAACGTGAAATGGAAGACCATGTTTCGGTTAGACTGAATTTATGCGGGCCGGAAATTAATGGGTTCCGGCCCGTGCATTTTTTCGGTGTGTTTGATGGTCACGGCGGGCGTCATGTAAACCTCCGCCACTCTTTTCTTACATTTAGTTATTTGTTTACTCGAGATCGGTTTGTTAACGGTCTTGATTCGAGACCGTTTAAACTTTAAACGAGTCTAGCTCGAGTTTAAAAACAAGCCTCTTTAAGAACTATAAGTATTTTAAGTCTAAGCTTCACTTATCGAGTTCAAGAAGCTAACTCGTCATTCTGAGTCCAAACTTCACTTATCGTGTGTTCAAGCTAACTCGTCAGCAAGCCTTTTATTAAATATATGAAGAAGAATATATTTATAAAGTAACAAACTAACAATTAtaatttttgataaaaataagcaaatagTATACATTTTTTAGATACAAAAGttataattaaatatataaaatcataAAACATAGCTTAATTTATATAAGTTAATTAGTAAATAATAATCGAGCCAGGCTATCTTTTAGAAACAGAGCTAACAAACCGAGCTCAAGCTTTTATAAGTTAAACGAGTTGAGTTCTAACTCAGCCGAATTTGGGATCGGTTCAACTTAATTTATATAAGTTAATTAGTAAATAATAATCGAGCCAGGCTATCTTTTAGAAACAGAGCTAACAAACCGAGCTCAAGCTTTTATAAGTTAAACGAGTTGAGTTCTAACTCAGTCGAATTTGGGATCGGTTCAACTCGTTTAGCACCCATACCATATATTGGGATACTAGTGATAGGGGCGGACTCAAGTGTCTTGGTGGGTGGGCAAACTCTTTGGAAAAAAAATTAATGTATTTCTTAGGCAAAAAACCGACCGTACCCTTTGAAAATATGCTTGAACCTGATTCATACCCCTAAGAAacaattcctgggtccgccacagACTAAGGatacattttctttttaattttaagTCATGTAATTGTAATTTAAACAATGTGAGCAGGTATCAGCATTGTGTAAAGAGCAAATGCACGTTTTCATGGAAGAGGAGTTGATGCGGGTGACGGTGGACGGAGGGGAGTCAAGCGGTGGTGGCGGAGATGTAGAGCGGTGGAGGTTGGCGATTAATCGGAGTTTTCAGCGGATGGATGAGATGGCGCTGCGGTTGTGTCTGTGTGGTGCGGTTGGCAGTAGTTCCAATATATGTAGATGCAGCCCGAAGTTGTCTTTCATGGGATCGACGGCAGTGGTGTCCGTCGTAACGAATGAATACATATTTGTTGCAAATTGCGGGGATTCGCGTGCTGTACTCTGCCGCAACGGCAGGGCCATACCGCTTTCGGTCGATCATAAGGTGAGAAACAATATGTCAAACAATTATAAAACTTAATTAgtgtttaatataaaaattagttaaaatacatatatatatatatatatatatatatatatatatatatatatatatataggacaaagatccgttaggaaccaccccttattgcgagaaccgcgagaaccagtgtgaacacaaacagtaattcctaaaaaaatctaaaaaacacccaaaaattttttttttatttttttactattttttttgaaaaaatcgctatattttgttaataaaaaaaataaaaaaataataaaaaaaaaaaaaaaattcgagtaacagttatccatgcacatgtgcatatgtgtcgtttctttgtcaaattccgtaattcattacaaataatagtcaattgcactttcatttacactactacgtgtaatacactatcttttacattaccagtgttagaaatgcacatgtgcatctatatgtatcaacaggaaataaggtgttttggtacactactttctctttcatctatcattccatccataatacacaagcatgcacatgtgcatttctgtcatttctttgacaaattccgtaattcattacatatattagacaattgcactttcatttacactaccatatgtaatacactactttttacattaccaatattagaaatgcacatgtgcattatatgtatcaacatgaaataaggtgttttggtacaccactttgaatacactttccctttcatctatcataccatccataatacactaccattacctcctaccatccataatacaataccattacctcctaccatccataatacaataccattaacaatattttcactttattacatgtatgtaaacaccatttataccatccaatcaacatattacataaaaaattgacaactataaccaaaccatcaaccactagatataactaaccaaaaaacatgtatatgggtctacttctccattcaaaatcacaaacttttttgtaccaaaacacgttatatcatggttatacctaattatgcacatgtgcattttgaatattggtaatgtaaaaagtagtgtattactaatggtattgtaaattaaagtgcaattgtctattcctgataatgtattaccgaatttgttgaagtaatgatacatatgcacatgtgcatggataactgttactcgaaaaaaaaaagtttttttttttttttttttttttatggaacgaaatatagcgattttttgttaaaaaatattaaaaaaaataaaaaaaaaatttgagtgcttttttgattttttttagattttattttgtgttcacattggttctcgcggttctcgcaataagggtggttctcgcatgaaccttaccctatatatatatatatatatatatatatatatatatatatatatatatatatatatatatatatatatatatatatatatatatatatatagggaggggctcatgcgagaaccacccttattgtgagaaccttgagaaccaatgtaaacacaacctaaaatagctaaaaaaaaacctaaaaaagcctaaaaaaacctaacccccacccaccccccccccaaaaaaaaaaaaaaaacctaaaccccccaaccctcccccctcccaaaaaaaacctaaaccccccttccaagctaaatgctaaaaaaaacctaaaaaaaacctaaccccaccccccccccaagctaaaatgctaaaaactaaaccccccaaaaaacctaaaaaaatctaaaaaaaatctaaaaaaataaaaaaaaaatctaaaaatttttttttgaattttttaatattttttatgttaaaatcgctacttttagaagccaaaaaaaatttttttttttaaataaaaaagttaaaaaacatttttttttttttgcttcgaaaaatagcgatttttttataaaaaatattaaaaaaattcaaaaaaaaaattttgtgtgatttttagctatttttaggaattttttgtgtgttcacattggttctcgcggttctcacaataagaggtggttctcgcatgatcttctccctatatatatatatatatattaaatgtaGTGAACTTCACGTATAAGGTTGCCACACTCTCCAAATCGGAGAGTCCCGTATACCACTCTGGCCAGGCTATGTTGTCTTAACCAGCCCTACGCTGGCTTCAAAGTTTGGGTGATTACTATCTAACGATTAAAAAAACGTTTATATAACAACGAAGTTTAATAATGGCCTATGATTTTGGATGTTTCTGAGTCGgattaaaaaactaaaaaaaaattgtgGACATGTACATTGTGAATCTTGTTATACAAATTGTTTGTTACATGGGCATGCACAATTTTGAACCTGCAGCCCAATAGGGAAGACGAACGGGCAAGAATCGAAGGTTGTGGCGGGCGAATCATTTTTTCTAATGGAGCGCGCGTTGAAGGAATCCTTGCCATGTCTCGAGCCATAGGTTATCTCTTACTCCGCGTCATAATTAATTCAGCTTTATGAATGTTTGGTATCTTGAATCCGACGTAGGTTAACCAGGCAGTGTTTCTTTAATGTAAGATGACGAATGAAATCAACATCAATAATGCGGTCTTATTCGGTTATGATATTTATATCGAACACACTTGAATATTAAATTTGAAGGTACATTGAAGTAATTGAATGAAGAAGCAGAAAGTTCGATAGCAATGCAGCATTCACGGTCGGCTTTTAGTTTAGATCTTTTGGGTTTACGCTCATTTTAAATGATGGTATATTAGTTGCTCGATCTAGAAGCGTCATATACCTAATAAAACGATCTCTTGATCAAGTttgtggtgttttttttttttttttttttttttttttttttttttttgttttaacagGGGACAGGCTTCTAAAACAGTGGGTGACGTCTGAACCAGAAATCTCGATCACAAAACGGGAAGTAGGAGATGAGTGTTTGATACTTGGTAGCGACGGATTATGGGATGTTTTGTCGAGTGAATTAGCATGCAACATTGTGCACGAATGTCTCCAAGAAAACAGGAGTTCAAACGTCGAGCCTCGGACTGAAACACATGAAGGGGGCAATGGAGAAGGACCGTGTCCTTCTAGAAGCGAGTCGGCTGCAACTTTACTAGTACGTCTTGCTTTGGGGCGAAGGAGTACCGATAATATCAGTGTTATTGTTATTGATTTGAGGTGAAGTGACATTACAAAAGAAGCAAAACATTGGATTTTGATAAGAAGTGTAGATAATGGTTAGGGATCTTGAGTCTTTATATTTGGCAGGTTTTGATGGAAGTTACAAGCTGATTTAGGTTTAATGACTAGTAGGCTTGTAGCTCATTAACCATATATGTTGCTGTTAGGTAGTTGCCCAGTTTTTAGTTACATAACATGGCTAAGTTAGATTATGGTCTGTGTTTGCTATAATATTTGTTATTAATGCAACAATCAAGACAATAAGGTCATGTGACACTGTAATATTTGTTATCAATACAAGTTATACAACAATTAAGACTATAAGATCATGTGTTATACCCCATTACTAATAGCTGTGTAGTTCATCATTCACCTTCACCACTTAAACTATGTTATACCTATGATTACCTATGTTATACCCATGACTCAACAATCACTTACTGGTATAACACATGGTCAATGAATGTGAGTGAGTGGCTCTTTTATTTACGTGACGTTACGTGGCTCGTATTCACATTAACATTTGTTTGGTA
This genomic interval carries:
- the LOC110898754 gene encoding probable protein phosphatase 2C 75 → MKRVYGSLKSMMVGENGDDSTAKCRERRRRRMAMRRIAAVSSGASGSVMGEEKPNGVAKTRGDGPVSANTAAAIMSLIMPPPPVYGVLSVIGRQREMEDHVSVRLNLCGPEINGFRPVHFFGVFDGHGGRHVSALCKEQMHVFMEEELMRVTVDGGESSGGGGDVERWRLAINRSFQRMDEMALRLCLCGAVGSSSNICRCSPKLSFMGSTAVVSVVTNEYIFVANCGDSRAVLCRNGRAIPLSVDHKPNREDERARIEGCGGRIIFSNGARVEGILAMSRAIGDRLLKQWVTSEPEISITKREVGDECLILGSDGLWDVLSSELACNIVHECLQENRSSNVEPRTETHEGGNGEGPCPSRSESAATLLVRLALGRRSTDNISVIVIDLR